gttgcctccaacatgctgccaggtgctcccagtatgatccccgttgccccagttctggtcccactggatccagttggggtctcggtgtatcccggtgtccccctgtccccccaccccggtgtcacccccttttctctccccacagagctcctgagctgccggcggctgcagcccctccccggggcctcgggcccagcctggacccccttcccccccccgtgaggattttgggggggtcgtgtgtcccccctcccctgctgtcactctgcctccgcccggctgctcccagtgatcccagtacagcttcccagttctccccagtcctggttattggggggcagtgggggaggcgCTTGGGGGGATCCCAAGGagtggagccgagtttgggggggcagaaccggccccaggatggatcgggaatggggacctcCCTTTgttccccctgtgtcaacccctctgggagggtcttggtggggcacctgccccttaaaaggcacccagctcaccccaaaaggtgctgggacccccctaAATCTCCCCACAGGCCCTGGAGAACCCCCCAAACATagtcagagcccacccaggatcccacctAACCCCTTTTTTAGGGGGTtctgggaccccaaactgagttggagggagctggggactgggggatgatgtggaagatgtgagaggaaggaaaaatgggggttgggacccGCAGAGTAATCTGGGGGTGGGGATTGAGaggaccatggaaaagtggaaggaacagggagaagggtggaaaaggggaggtggtCTGGACAGTCTGACAGTCCCATGGgagtctttgggcacaggggggctgGCAAAGGGAGGTGGCCCTCCTGaactcccaacttcctgtggggtactggggctgctggatccaatgtTCTCAGGGCACAGACATTTCTTTGGACCAAAGAGCCCTAAAACACTTGGCACAGACCACACTTTACCCCTACCTGTTTTCAAACTACTCTGCtggttcagagcagcacagtaggacagtggggacccctgggatccccaggaCAGCAaggtggagaacctggagagggggaatgtctgggaacgcaGCACCCCGAAggtgagagtcagaggagaagggacccttgggacccccaacactcccagcatccctaagggggatgtaacagggaagggactaagtcaagggaaaaacacaggttcgagagattctggtacgtgaataaaccaaacaccgttgctagttggcaaaaataatagctatttattaggaaaaggtggccaaccagggaaaagggagaaaacaaaacaggcgcctgagggagaaggattggggcggaggaaaaagtgcaccaaaagaccctaggaagaaggcttcccccccatactcaccaaggtatcacctgtaaacaagtcttacccatcctaaccaataatgaaatccctctgcagcagctgcgggttcatggggggtggcaggctcccacttcaagcaggcgtccccgctgaaagcaacttggtccatcgtgaagagccggcCCCCacccaagaagcgtctctgctttttataaagttttttgagagcacctgccccggagaggtgtggccagcaccgccccgtcagggctctgaatcccaccccttctgttatgtaagtgcacccctcctgcgtgtgcgtgagcaccttggaaagtcccccacgcaggcgcagtgattttgggggggtcttcccaaatgagtctgtgggcttacttcatcaccctcctcatcactttgtcctccaactgcccctgacgagcaattgaccaatcacaacagaccaattaaaacagtttacacagaagctctccctccaaggccaagttcactgctttatcagaagacttggcaggagaaagcataaactaactgcaggtggctagggccaaacacagaccaaaaagtaacatcccaacttcgtcccgatacaGGGGACCCCCAGCATCGCAGACAGaggagaccctctgaaccccagaggggagagaccagagagggggaactcctgggagagtttttttgggctaatcttcatattttagagtactttttagctgaatctcaactttttgcagtttggacAGGCGGGAGTTTTCTCACTATTTCTGAGGAGCTTTTGCCTGAATTTcgattgtttgggtttttctgggctgaatcctggtgttttggaggtttttatggtcacaggatgcccggtgagttctagagatggacttgggcaggaggaacccccaagccaacgcgctcagcccttgttttcccccccatcaggatttttccttcccaaagcttggccagatggaggaggctgcgaggaagaggaagatgccttgggccccccaggcaggtgaggaggaagtcagtgtccctttgggcgggtgttgtgctggctctgtcagccgagcatggccccggctgcaggacaaccccgctggcgccgccgtcctgccggggccggagttggggggatgtccttggccttccctgtgggccggaggcaaatcccctccctgtccttcttgcttcttGCCCCAGGCCCCGATCTGAGGatggagagcccggaggacaaatccccccggcagagcctggtgggagaggccgttttgaagggctccccggcgcaggaaggcagtggggaggaaaagggcccgagatccccccacaggaggggctccaaagccagcccagggtgctctgaggaggaaagagccagcctgtgccgggaaggcggccagagcttgagggggagctctgacctggtggtccctgagcagcctcccagcagggagaagcccttcagatGCTTAGAATGTGGGAATAGCTTCAAGGCCAGCACCCACCTCCTCATCTACCAACACATTCACACcggggaacagccctacacgtgtggggaatgtggaaagagcttcaactgcagctccaacctgatccgacgcaagcgcatccacactggggtgCGGCcttacacgtgtggggaatgtgggaagagcttcagggacagctccaacCTACGAACCACCATCGtgtccacactggggaacgaccctacacatgtggggaatgtgggaagagcttcagtgacatcTCCACCCTCCGCAGCCACCAACGCATCCACACCAGAGAgcagccctacacgtgtggggagggtgggaagagcttcaggacgAGCTCCAGCCTCCTCGTCCACCAACGCATCCACACcggagaacggccctacaaatgcttggaatgtgggaagagatttcagaccagctcacatctcctccagcaccagcgGATGCACACGGATGAGAtgcccttccgctgcactgactgtgggaagggcttcaagcagagctccacccttgtcacccaccggcgcatccacaccggggagcGGCCccacaagtgcttggaatgtgggaagaggtttcagaccagctccaatctcctcctgcaccagcagacacacacagatgagaggcccttccgctgcaccgactgtgggaagagcttcagccagaactcttcccttgtcacccaccgacgcatccacaccggggagaggccctacaagtgtggggagtgtgggaagagctttgcccagagctctaccttgaccagacaccaacagtcccaccggtaagagaagcgCCTCAggtgccccgactgcaggaagagcttcgactgctgctgctgctgcaactccatcagccattgAAGGACCCCCGTTGggtgatccacagggacccacaTTGGATACAGACCTGGTGACCCTTGTTCCAGGTGATCCATGCTGGGCACACACCCGGTGACCCCTGTGTCCAGCCCCTGTCCCGACCCCTCTGACAGTGAGGGTGACCCAGGGTCTTGTTAACTGATCCCTTGGGGAAGATTAGAGTTAgtttatctctctctctctctatatatatatatatatatgtagggttcAGTTTAGATCAGTTTTGTTTCCCTGTAGAGTAGGTTTGAGGCAGTTTTGGCTCCTGTCTATAGTGATCTGaaaccataaaaataacacttcctctctctggctccaagcccagcctgtcccctccaggggtggatgttccccccccttccccgggTGGTTCCTTTGCCCCTGGGCAGCAAAGCCCCCGCTGCTTCTGCAACGGGAGAGTGTTGGAGCCGTGGACcattaacattccagtctctcccagctctgcaccccaAAAGTCGAGCGGGATCAATCTGTCACCTCAAAGTGGCTCAATCCCGTAGCAGTTCATATTCCAGGCAGAATGCCAAAGGGCATCCTGGGACTCATAGTCCTTCTGTCTCTGTCGCACGTGCGCAGTGAAGTGCTCGGATGGGAGTGCTTGAGGAGGTCCCATGTCACCGTTTGAAGTGTCTGTATAAGCTTGTGTTGATCTTAATAAAGCTAATTGGGTTACTGCACCCCCGTGTCGACTGGGTTCGTGCAAGACAAATGCTCTAAATGGCCGCCCCAATCGGGACATTCAACAGGCGTCGGTAACCAGAGGCCAAAGGCCTTGGGACATCTTGCCATAGCATCCGTCCTGATGGAattccaaggaaaaaggaagagctctTCGACAAATCGTGCGCATCAGTCACCTCTgcagaaacaggacaaaaagggaaaaaggacaaaaaaggacaaaagaagaaaaatccgGCTTCAGCAAACAAGAGGTGACCTATTAGGATGGGAGGGATGTATTCCCACCCACGAGGGGAGGTGTTCCccagaaattaaagaagaagCTGAAGCCGTCAGCCAATTCTTAAAAACGCTGGACAAAGACGTAGCAGAAAATAAACCGTTGGCGCTCTTAAATTGGATCATCACAAATGAACCGGCACTTCCATCAACCAGAACCCATCAGATACGATCTTGGCGAGGAATTGGAAACGGACTCATCAAAAAAGCGAGTTCTGGAGGCGTTGGAGGCATTTAAAAACTGGGCTGCATGGAAGGAAATAACGATGGCCTTATATGCTCGCTACAGGGGAGCAAATCCAGCCGCAGCAATGGGCCCTGCttcccctgtccctcctgcagcccctgctgtaaggggggtacttttgaattagatgatcaatggagcacAGAGGCGTGAGAACGggatcatattaggatgtgaaaccagccagagtatggtacaatgtaacttcatggcacaagctaattgtaaggtccattgtgctttttagcaagtcagcttgatatcccctattatcagagctgagttcttccttggttttgctacatattgcaagatagatacatctacccttgaaacacaatggtagaggtcatccataggggtgagaaagatgatgatgggaggaagatgatgtgggcaggggtcgctggccccttgccctacaagtagggcatgcgcagactgttgccatgaggtgatgatcaggcggggtttggctgccattcaggcatcaccttatactgggtactggccctacgtggtgtaatgtggaactgataaaatggggtgtcagagctgctgagctgagcgatcctcatcctgccaccgagACTGTGTcgctccgcggggacgcccgctaagcacgggcaccgaccagctgctgcagatcctgacagccctggcctgtctgtgtgggtaagcacagtttattgataggaagcaattgagagaacaaactttttaatatccttttagtgttcctttaactccccttttatgtttatagtatttttcctttagtttccctttttactaaccaatatcatgttatccataatattgtgttaagatccttttttggtatcccttttcactagttaatactgtattaaatgctgttcgtagtatttgttttaatgccacccgataaggtagttattttgtatccttttttagtttttaattcctcttgctaagtttattactattattattattcttctcactgtaataaaagatattttgtgtgtttgaatatttctggcacttgtctttattccggacatgtatccAAACAAACTGCTACACCTGCTTGCCCCGCTGTATTATGGAGGGTTTGAGACGTGCTGAAGCTTGAAAACCAAGGCACCGTTGGAGCTCAATAAAACagatatttattacaaaaaatgGCTGACATAAACGGGCACCCgggagaaggagaaaaccaGAGAGGAAAGTATGATACCCTGCTCACCTAAGTGTCATTTATGAGATGATCTTTACCCACTCGAGAGACTATAaaacctctgcagcagcagcattttctaGAGGATTAGCAGGCTCCCACGATAGCAGGCGTCCCCACTAAAGGCAACTTGATCCTTCGTGTAGAGCAAGCCAAGCCCAACGGAAAACCTGTCTGCTTTTCTACGATCAATTGAGCACCTCTGCCTGGGGAGGTGTGACCAGTACTGCCCCACCAGAGGTTCTcaatcccacccccttggttatgtaagtTCATCCCTTCAGCACATGCGTGAGAACTTTGGAAATCCTTTAACGCACGCGCAGgatgctttgggggtctttccCAATTGAGTCGGGGGTCgagccttcctcccctcctcttcaatttctccttcaaatgcccttggcaGACAATGAACCAATAGTAGAACACaaattaaaatagtttatacagttctccctccaaggacgaattcactgttttatcagtgaattTGGCAGGGAGAATATAAACTACTACAGGTGgctggggccaaacacagaccaaaaaatatcAGCATTCCTGGTACACCCGCGTGGGTCTCCCCGGACACGTGGCGCGGAAATGGGGGCGTGGGAGGTCTCTCATaacagggagaggaaaggggatGGGAGGGTCGGCGCCGTAACGCCGTGTGGCGGGGGGTGCATGGCGTGGAGTCTGTGGCAGGGGCTCCATTCACAGCATTCACCAGTATCTGGCGCGGCCCtgtttgctgcagctgctgccctgccgGCTGCCAGGTTTGCCACGGCACCGCTTCTCCCGCCCGCTGAAACAGAGCCAGGatttttagatgctggaatCTTGCTCTGAGAAGGAGTCCACAGATCCCACTCTGAGGAATGCTGCATCTAAGTTAAAGGTGGCAGAGACAGAGAACGGGTGTTATGGCATTAGCCAAGGGAGAGGAGATACCAGGCTCCAAGAGGCCTGCCTGCATTTGGTATGTTCTGTTCTAATGAAAGATAACAAAGAGGTCAGCTTAGTAGTCATAAATTAGATAGGATGGACATTTGGGGGGATGACAACCTGAGTTAAGGGGTTTTTAGCAAGAcctcagcacacaggaaaagTTGAAGAGTTCATTGACaatgagaaacagagaaacGACCTTCATGAGGCTGAAGAAGCAGGAACAACCCCCAGGAATCTCCCCAAAAGGATGACTCTGCCTCAAGCTCTGCCTGAACCCCGCCTAATATGAATATTATAACTAGATGTAATTGTAATGAATATTCACGTAAAATATTGTAGTCCCTCACCAAGACTGTATAAATTACCTGCCTTTTTGCTGAAAACTTTAGAGCTATTTTGTCCAGGGCGAACTGGGAGCTCTCCAGCGTTGcacaaaataaatacctttgctgttTAAAGACCAAattttgtctctgagcagttatTTCCTGCCGGTTTTGGCATTGCCACTGCAACTGCCAGCGTGACTCCATTCGCCGCAGCGCAACCTCTCCCGCTCACCACGGCCACCGACCCAGCTTTGTTCACTACTGGATTTGCCACGGGGtggtgtggggaatgtgggaagagcttcagtgacagcctCCCAAATATCCACCGTTACTATAAAGCTAGCAAATAAATacgaaaaaaaacccaaatgaaatACTTCCCTGAACAAGACAACAGAACTAACTCCCCACACCTCCCAAACAGAACGGCGATTGCggcaggtgagagcagcaggcCCTGGCCTAAACGAGCAAAGACCGTCTGCAGAGAGAGACCTGTTGCCTTCGGCCGccggaagagagaagagagtgaAGGCCTCTTATCTGCAGTTTTACACTTTTTTGGCTGTCTTTTAGTTGTTAAGAAAGGCAATCTGACTGCATTATAAGTTTGAGGCTTTATTCTTCATCCTCGTTGTCCCCAGATAAATGGCAGAAAAGGCATCCAGTGTTTACATTAACATACTTTTATCACACTTAGCGCAATGATTTCTAAACTACAGAAAAGAAGGCACACAGGGATCTACTTTTTATACTGTTACACACattttttaagtttacacaCTTTTTTCAAACCTTTTAGTAACACACTTCTGTTGTTAAATATATACCAGTATATATTGTATAAATGGTGTTAgcttaaaacaattttttccgtcttatttttatctttaagtgCAGGTACGTCCACTTCCACCCCCGCCGGTTGTAAAGCAGAGCAAAGCTAATGTAGGATAGCAAAACAAGAATTAGAAAGTTAATTTAGAATGCATACTCTGAGCAAAAGCATAGAGAACTAAGTCTCAGGAACAACGGAGATAATAACTCATTAAAGAATGCTAAACACATTGACAAAGAACATGGAGTgcacaggaaaacagagagaacAAAAATGCTGACATACACATAAAATAGATGTATGGAGGGGAAACAGAGGGAGataagggaaaggagaagagcCAAGGACTAGGCACTCTTGCCAAATATCAGAAACTCCTGCCAGGTACATGTGAGAGTCAGCCAAATTAAAGGGAGTTCAGAAGTTCACCTGAGTAAGAGGAGTAGATTCAGGACCATTGAGGCCAAAGTAACAGGATGTACCCTGGAAAGCCTCCCCAAAATGAAGACTGCACCCCTGACTCCACCTCAACTCCGCCTGTTACGAATATTATAACTAGATATTgcaatattatgaatattcatgaaaagTGATGTAATCTTTTAGCAAAAATTGTATAAATACTCCAGCTGTTCACTGCTTGCTtcagagcagtttgtccagcgcCAGCTGGCTGCTCCCCAGCATTGTTTGAATAAATATCTCCTGCTTATAGACTAAAaactctgtctctgagcagtttctctgtGCCTTTTGGGGCAAAATTTCGGCATCAGTTGCGCAGCCGACTCGCGGCAAACACGTGGCCACAGGGGCGCCGCCGCGTTGCTCCCGCCGCAGAACAGAGGTGAAACCTTCACTTCGCTGCCGCCACATTCTGGCATTCCTCCGGATGGGGTGGGGGATGAGTATGATGAGCAAGCAGACAGCTGGAGCCGGTTGTAGTTGGCTTCCCACCAAACCCCACGGACCACAGAAGAAAAGCtctgagaggagagagaagaaaaaaaatggaatagcAGAatctatataaaatatatgtattttatatatattacagaTATACAATTAAGGTATTATGTACGTATGAAGACAGGAACCCCACAATTGAAAAACCCAGTaaccagcaaaataaagaactaacaaaatctcaccacttcccttgagaaaAGCAGGACGGCCGGACCCGGCCCAGCGCTgtcccctcacgcgtggcagacACAGCAGTCgctgcagcctcagctccagatCAGCAAGGCCGACACAGGGACCTGCCGTTCCCAAACCTCGCCGGGAGAAGAGAGAGCGAGGTCTCTCTGGCCAGCTTAATTTATACCTCGGGTTATGTAAAGGAATAGCACggtgtggcagtttgagccatgttagaaatctaaaatccaatttccaggcttcccccaccccttcccaacAATTCATCCTAACAttggagagaaactttcagaccAGAGGCTTCtgtgggggaagggggaagtatatacatttatttacacaaataaatactatacaaactaaaggcaactatatatatatatattacattactatcagtcagtcctttcaagcccctcctttaactttagtccaggagcagccttcAAGGCTGACGTGtaaca
This Pseudopipra pipra isolate bDixPip1 chromosome W, bDixPip1.hap1, whole genome shotgun sequence DNA region includes the following protein-coding sequences:
- the LOC135405481 gene encoding zinc finger protein 239-like, which translates into the protein MDLGRRNPQANALSPCFPPHQDFSFPKLGQMEEAARKRKMPWAPQAGPDLRMESPEDKSPRQSLVGEAVLKGSPAQEGSGEEKGPRSPHRRGSKASPGCSEEERASLCREGGQSLRGSSDLVVPEQPPSREKPFRCLECGNSFKASTHLLIYQHIHTGEQPYTCGECGKSFNCSSNLIRHQRIHTGERPYKCLECGKRFQTSSHLLQHQRMHTDEMPFRCTDCGKGFKQSSTLVTHRRIHTGERPHKCLECGKRFQTSSNLLLHQQTHTDERPFRCTDCGKSFSQNSSLVTHRRIHTGERPYKCGECGKSFAQSSTLTRHQQSHR